caaacttgagaagacggtaccgaagacaccacacacagaacgggcttgcagagagaatgaaccgcacaattgttgagagagttcgttgtatgctttctcaagcgaaactgtctaagcctttctggggcgaggcaatgaggtcagcggttgatcttattaatcttacatcacaccgtcagttgcacttgatggagatgtaccccagcaggtgtggaccggcaagaaagtatcatacaatcatctcagagtattcgggtgcagggcatctgttcacattcctcgagatgaaagatcaaaacttgatgccaaggcaaaacagtgcatcttcttgggttatgcacatgaagagttcgggtacaggctttgggaccctgatagcaagaagatcatcaggagcagggatttgtcttctttgaggaccagacaatcgaggatttgcaaaagttagagaaggccagtgtaggcaatcctcacgagatctctattcctgtaccggttgatgtagagcatccaatggaagaggtacctggtgagtatgaaaaaccacgactgggggtgagattcctcaggtagatgatgatgtgactacggatgatacaggctcgcagttacagttagagcctacagatctacctagacaatctgatagaataagacgatcatctacaagatatccgcctcatgatatgtgctactgactgacgggggagaacctgagtgctatgatgaagctgtggcacatgagtacaaggagcactggttgaaggcgatgaatgaggagatgaactccttgtctgaaaatcacacgtatgacctagtgaaaCTACCGCAAGataagagagcattgaagaacaatgggtctacaggttgaagacagagaactcgcgacctcgatacaaagctcgactggtagtgaaaggtttcaaccagaagaaaggagttgacttcgaggagatcttctcgcctgttgtcaagatgtcatcgatccgttgttctcgcactggcagctagtctgaacttggagatcgagcagctcgatgtaaaaacagctttcctacatggtgacttggaggaagaaatatatatggagcagcctgaaggattccgagttaaaggtaaggagcatttggtgtgcaggctgagaagagcttgtatgggcttaagcaagcacctcggcagtggtataaaaagtttgactctttcatgttgagccatggctacacacggacaacttcagatcattgtgtgttcgtgaaacaattctcgaatggtgatttatttatcattttactgttatatgtggatgatatgctacttgttggtcatgatatgagcaagattatagagttgaagaaggagctcaacaagtcctttgccatgaaggatttgggaccggcaaagcagatccttgggatgcatatttctcgtgacagatcatgtggaaaactttggctttctcaagagaagtacatcgagaagattttggatcggttcaacatgggtaatgctaaaccagtttcatcaccacttgcttctcatttcaaacttagctcgaagcaatgtcctacaagtgagaaggagaaagaagaaatgaagaaagttccttactcatcagctgtaggaagtttaatgtatgccatggtctgtacagGCCAGATATtgctcattctgttggtgtggtaagtcgttttctctccaatccgggaaagagcattggaatgcggTTAAATGGatcctgaggtatctcagaggaacatccaaggtgtgtttacactttggcactggtaagccggagttagtgggctatacggatgcggatatggcaggagatattgattcccggaaatccacttcgggatacttgatgacttttgcagggggagctatctcatggcaatcaaggcttcaaaagtgcatcgctttgtctacaacggaagccgaatacattgcggtgaccgaaggttgcaaggagatgttgtggttgcaaaagtttttgcaggagttgagcttgaagcaagaaggtatgttctacactgtgatagtcaaagcgccattcatctttgcaagaatcccactttccattcgaggtcgaagcatatcgatatcaagtttcattggattagagatgtgttggagtccaagctggtgaagctagacaaagtgcacactgatgagaatggagctgatatgatgacaaaacctctcgctagggagaaacttcatgtttgccgaagtatagccggtatgcttgaagcctccaaatagtcgggagggggagtttgttggcttccctccaatttggaggaagttgggctcaaattgtattgggcttttataaGCCCAATAACCCATTTTATTAGGGTTCTGgcagaatatatatgtagcaaTCAGCAGCAGATTGGGGGGTTGGTGACCGCAGCAGCAGAGCAGCAGTGCAGAAAATCAGCACAGAATACACAGAGGGAGCAGAGCAGAATTCGGACCAAACAGGGGCaggcgcgcagctggagatcaaacctcgatcgggacatcaaacgaactccgattgggacgaaattttgacagcagcttcacaacacgtggggctaacttctgaacggtcagaatttctattcgagctctgtaggtgctgtttcagctgattttgtgaaccacccggtgtgggtgacgaatttagtatttgggtgatccaagagatgtttctcttgagttggtgatccaagggtttacccttgatgaaagacattgtaatAATCTTCATAGTGGATTGTTGATtcgattcggagttggtcccgtggtttttcccccacattggggttttccacgtaaaattcttggtgttgttttactttactgcttgttggtttttgattagttcctatctcgattacactagaaggggaggaagattaatcgctgcgttattgtttggttgagtacatcccctCCCCCCAACATTATCGTGTTTGCTGAGTGGAGATAACTATCTCATCTTGTCCCGGGCAATGATGATAGCACTAAAGGCTACAAACAAGCTTGATTTCGTGGATGGAACCATTCCATGACCAGTAGCGGGAGATCCCAACTTTGATCACTGGGAGATGTATAATTCAGCATTGTTCTTGTGGATTTTCAATACTTTGGAAAAGGCTCTGCAGTCAGGAGTGGTGTACGCCGACAATGCGAAAATTTTGTGGGATGACTTGTGAGAGAGATATTCGCAGGGAAATGAAAGTACGGCTTATCAGCTCAAAGTCGACATTTGCCTCTTGAGGCAGGAAGGTTTGGGTATtgctatttattatttaaggcTTAAGGCATTATGGGATGAACTTGACAACTATTTGCAGATTCCCGAGTGTAATTGTGCTGCAGCTGGGAGATATACCGCGCAAGGGAGAGAAGAAAGGCCCATTAGTTCTTGATTGGGCTAGGTCCCAAGTGTAGCACGATGAGGTCCAAATCCTGAGCGCAGACCCACCTTATACCCTCAAAAGAACTCTACCAATTATATTGCACACACAAGGAGAGCCAAAAACAAGTGGCTCGTTCTCATGAAACCGAACCTGAGGTGGGGGTTTTTTTGGCAAATTGGGGACGGGAACGAAGCAGGAAGGAGGTGCATCGAGCAGCAGCAGCGGTAAGGCTTGTTACTACTGTGGCCGAGTCAACCATATTAAGATTCAATGTTGGCAGTTGCATGGGAATCCATCGAGCCAGGATGCTGGCCAGTGGAGAGACAAAAGGAAGAAGCTGATGGGAGGGAAGAGCAGCGGCATAGGGGCAGTGACACCAGCAGCCCCGAAGCCATCTCCAGCCAATCGGCAAAAGGGTCCTGGTGGCTACAAGGCACACGCAGCCCAAGTGACGCAATCAGTCGGTAAGATTGGAGCATTTATCGGAGTCATAGTTCTAAGGCTCCTTGGTATCTTTGGATCTAATGACGATAGCCCCTACCCCAACACTGGTAACCCACCTTGTTTTGATTAACAGTGTGATTGAATGGACTGTTGACAATGGGGCCTCTCGACATATGACAGGGAGGGCAAATATTCTTACTGATTTATCACTTCTGGCAAAGAGGTTGCCAGTGGATATTCCTAATGGAGACTTGGTTCTTAGGGTCATACACAAACAATCCGAGTTAAGCATGAAGTTATAGTCCATTATTATAACTAGAGAAGTAAGTATGTACGTATAATGAAtggagtaattttttttttatgtaaactaattaatttgtttactaaattttaattcagtaaaatatatgaatattaagaataattttcataatatacattaattatcattatttaatGAAACAAATTTGTTGTCATCGCAAAGTAAACATAATCCCTAATTGTTTAATAATTTCCAATAATTGTATACAATTTTTTCCTACTgactaaatattttatttaatctaTGGcattatatacataattaaatttcacattattcttaaattaattaattggttaATATATTCCGataattttaaatgaaaaCTTTATTAATCAAATAGTATTTATTTGGGAAATATTACATTAATCTACAATAGTTATTTCAAAAactacaattaatttttaaaattcattaatCAGCATTATTACATCACAATTGCATATCATatcattaaaattaatatatattcaaaattatttttaatacatatttaaaaatgttaatccaaaatttaaataaatacatctaaaaaataaattaatgaaaataaattaagaaaaaccCATcatatacctatatatatatatatacacacaccgAGATATTAAAGTCACGGGAGCTATAGCTAGCTAATGGGACGGTGCTAGCTTAGATCTCGTTTCTTGGACGGAGCTGCtgtcattgaaaaaaaaacttatttggTACtttctatgtttttttttaatctctgttaattttattatcttttctcATTAGAAGGTGTATCTTTATTCTGAATCGAAT
Above is a window of Punica granatum isolate Tunisia-2019 chromosome 7, ASM765513v2, whole genome shotgun sequence DNA encoding:
- the LOC116214961 gene encoding uncharacterized protein LOC116214961 codes for the protein MLAVAWESIEPGCWPVERQKEEADGREEQRHRGSDTSSPEAISSQSAKGSWWLQGTRSPSDAISRVIEWTVDNGASRHMTGRANILTDLSLLAKRLPVDIPNGDLVLRVIHKQSELSMKL